GTCGTAGTAACGGGCACCAAGGGTGACCGAGAACTGGTCGCCCAGGTCAACCGTGACCTCACCGAAGATACCGAACTGCTTGTCGGTACGGCGAATGTCGTTGCGGAAGATCGTTTCCGCCGGGAACGGGCCCGGATCGGAGTTGTACACGCCCGGCTGCGGGAAGTTGGCCGGGAAGCCGCCGAACGGATTGGCGATCACGTTGTTCAGGTACTGGAAGTCCACGCGCTCCTCGAGGACGAGGTCGCTGTAGAAACCACCAACCGTCGCGCGGATGAAGTATTCTTCCGGCGTGTTGAAGCGCAGTTCCTGCGTGAAGACCGTGGTCTTGGACGTGGCATCGGTCTGCGATGTCGGCGCCTGGCAAGTGCCGGACGGCGCTGCCGAACCGGGATACGTCACCGACCCGTCGCAGATGTAATAGGGCAAGTACTGACCGACGAAGAGATATTCGGTGTAATCAGCCACCTGGTCGGAATCGCGGACCGTATATGCGCCGGTATAAACCACATCGAGACCGGCAACGCGGCCTTCCACCGTCCAGCTGGTATTATGGAAGTTGTCTTCCAGGCGTTCCGGCACGAAACGCTGGACGTCGTCCTTGCCCAGCGTCGGATCGACCTGGAAAACACCGTCTGTTTCCAGCCCTTGGCGGGCGTGTGCCGCGGTGATCGACCAGTCGAGGCCGATTTCGTAGCGAGCCGAGACGCGGAAGCCGAGATACTGGGAGTCGTTGATATTCTCTTCGACCAGCGCGCTGTTGTCGGCGTTGAGGAAAGTTACGCCCGAAAGGTTCGACGTGGACTGGAAGCCGCGGCGCGCTGCACTAACGGGCACACCGTTCTCACGCACCGTGCCTTGGGGACGGAAGCGGGCGCTGTCTGCCAGGCTCCGCGTGCCGGCGACATTGTCGATATAGCCGCCCTGGTTGTCGATATAACCGACCACGCGAAGGGCGAAGCTGTCACCGAAGGGGACGTTGACCATTGCTTCCAGGTTCTGGCTGGATTCGCCGTCCTTGGTGAAGGCGACACCGGCCTTGAACTTGGCCTGGAATTCGCCGGTCACCGGCTTGTTGGTGATCAGGCGAACCGTACCGGCCTGCGAGCTGGCGCCGAACAGCGTGCCCTGCGGGCCGGCCAGGACTTCCACACGCTCGAGGTCGGCAGCGTAAACGTCGAGGTTACGACCCGGCTGCGACACCGGCTGCTCGTCGAGGTAAAGCGCGACGTTCGGAGCGAGGCCGGCCACACCTGCGATGGAGTTGGCGGGCGTCGTCGAGGCGAGGCCGCGGATGTAGATCGTGCTCTGGCCGGGGCCGCCGCCGCCAGCCGATACGCCGGGCAGCTGCACCAGGTAATCGTCGAAGGTCGCAACGCCGAGCTGGTCCAGCGCTTCGCTGCCGATGGCCTGCACTGCCACAGGGACATCCTGCAGGTCTTCGGTCCGCTTCGTGGCGGTGACCACGATTTCCGTGATACCGCCCTGCCGAGCCTCCTGCTCTTCTGCTGGAGCAGCATCCTGGGCATGCGCGGTCTGCGCGGTGCCCCCGATTGCGAGTGCACAGACTGCAGCTCCCTGCATCAATTTAAGCTTCGACATTGACGATCTCCCTTAATCACGACTTCGTGGCCCCGTCCGCTCGACAAATATGCGGATCTTATGAATGCCTCACACACTCCCGACCGTGATCGGTGAGCGGCACATAGATTTGCAAGTCAGATAAACGTACGGATTGATAAAAAAACGATATTAAACCTCATGGCTGGGGAATTAGCACCCGGTTTCAGTCACCTGTGGCTAAATCCCTCCAAATCCCAGCGTATCGCACGCGTAGGAAAATATCCATTAATCCCTAAAAATCAGAGAAACTGATGTATCTCATAACCCCTATCCGGGACCGGTTGTGGCTGGCGCCTCGGGCAGGCCAGACGCCCCTTGCGAGCGAAGCCCTCTCCTCATGGCGATGATGCGGTGCGATCGCGCAGCAAGGTTTTTGCCAGCGCGAACATCATCAATACCATCACGCCAGAGAACGGCAAGGCTCCCACTGTCATTACTGCATTGATGGCATCGAGCCCGCCCACACTGAGCAGGACCCCGATCACCGCGGTGATCAGCAGTCCCCAGCCGGCGATGTGAGAGCCCTTGCGCCGCCCGATCTCCCCTGCCGAGGAGATCGTGTGAATGACGAGGATTCCCGATTGCGCGGAGGTGACGAGGAAGGTGATGAGCAGGACCACCACGAGCCCGCTCATGGCCACCAGTCCCCAATTGCCCAGCATCACGTCGAGCGTGGCGAACAGGCGCGCCGACAGGTCGGCTTCCAGGATGACGCCGCCCGCGCGCCCGCTCAGCTCCAGTTCCAACGCGGTCCCGCCGATGAAGGCGAACCAGCAGAAGCAGACCAGCGTCGGCACCAGCATGGCGCCCAGTACATATTCGCGGATCGTGCGCCCGCGCGACACCCGCGCCAGGAACATGCCCACGAATGGTGCGAACGCGATCCACCATGCCCAGTAGAAGATCGTCCAGGCCCCCTGCCATTCGGCCAGGGCATCACCCTGCGAACTGCCGTCGGCAGCGAAGTGCTGCGTGGCCATGGATGCAAAACCGGTGACGTAATCCCAGATCGCCACGCCCAGCGTCTTCAGCTCGAACAGGGTCGGCCCGGCAATCAGGAAGAAGGCGAGCAGCAAGATGGACAGCACGAGGTTAACATCGGCCAGCCACTTGATCCCCTTCTCCACCCCGGAAAATGCCGAAGCGGTGGAGATCGCCATCACCACGATCAGCAAAGCCAGCATGGCGGCAAGTGCCGGCTTGCCGGCCTCGGTCATCACCCAGTC
This genomic interval from Paraurantiacibacter namhicola contains the following:
- a CDS encoding TonB-dependent receptor, producing the protein MSKLKLMQGAAVCALAIGGTAQTAHAQDAAPAEEQEARQGGITEIVVTATKRTEDLQDVPVAVQAIGSEALDQLGVATFDDYLVQLPGVSAGGGGPGQSTIYIRGLASTTPANSIAGVAGLAPNVALYLDEQPVSQPGRNLDVYAADLERVEVLAGPQGTLFGASSQAGTVRLITNKPVTGEFQAKFKAGVAFTKDGESSQNLEAMVNVPFGDSFALRVVGYIDNQGGYIDNVAGTRSLADSARFRPQGTVRENGVPVSAARRGFQSTSNLSGVTFLNADNSALVEENINDSQYLGFRVSARYEIGLDWSITAAHARQGLETDGVFQVDPTLGKDDVQRFVPERLEDNFHNTSWTVEGRVAGLDVVYTGAYTVRDSDQVADYTEYLFVGQYLPYYICDGSVTYPGSAAPSGTCQAPTSQTDATSKTTVFTQELRFNTPEEYFIRATVGGFYSDLVLEERVDFQYLNNVIANPFGGFPANFPQPGVYNSDPGPFPAETIFRNDIRRTDKQFGIFGEVTVDLGDQFSVTLGARYYDVEVDFEGSANGSFCNAGGTDQNAFGTNISDLFDGDGQFTFIGSCNAALRQTFTLNDSVQDIQNAGLNATQANLVFNALRAPDTASTDGFIFKGTLNWTPTDDLLFYATYSEGFRPGLLNRPGGASNGAGFTVPFAIETDEVTNYEIGWKTNLFDNQVRFNGNAFYVDIENLQTTIFDPNITNLFFSDNAANARIKGVEADLTFAPYSIPGLTATAAWSLLDTEITEVLTPTNDVVLGSELAFAPKAQANVLVRYEFDVSTDLTAHIQPQVTYTASQETDIIQINRITLPAWTTFALSAGVTNGDWSLEIFGENLTNASAPISGNFINDRTRWVISRPQTVGARVSYRY
- a CDS encoding BCCT family transporter — its product is MTVRISRDGPLKGYNPAVVIASASIAVLLIGWAVIYSASAGAALASLNQFVVDRFGAWYLYAMFAFVVFCVAIAAWPATGRLRLGKPGERPEFSNFSWIAMMFGAGIGMGVLTYSTAEPIFHFSTNPDVINGVVETNSADNVRSAMKWSVLHWGFSAWGCYALVGLSLAYCSFNKGLPLSLRSALYPLFGKSLSGPLGHAVDVVAVLATIVGVTITIGYGVAQFSSGLFYITGWDWVMTEAGKPALAAMLALLIVVMAISTASAFSGVEKGIKWLADVNLVLSILLLAFFLIAGPTLFELKTLGVAIWDYVTGFASMATQHFAADGSSQGDALAEWQGAWTIFYWAWWIAFAPFVGMFLARVSRGRTIREYVLGAMLVPTLVCFCWFAFIGGTALELELSGRAGGVILEADLSARLFATLDVMLGNWGLVAMSGLVVVLLITFLVTSAQSGILVIHTISSAGEIGRRKGSHIAGWGLLITAVIGVLLSVGGLDAINAVMTVGALPFSGVMVLMMFALAKTLLRDRTASSP